The Primulina eburnea isolate SZY01 chromosome 18, ASM2296580v1, whole genome shotgun sequence genome segment AAAGAAAGTGACCCTCCCCGATGTACCCAGTAGTTCCACTCTCTTCAGCCGACATTTGGAGaaagtaatagaagaattctGTTCTCTGAAGGAAGATGTGATGAAGATTAAGGAAATTGAAGGGATCAAAATCGTGCTGCAGCCAAGAAAATATGCGACTGGTGGTTCTTCCGTACGAGGTGTTTCCAATAGCAAGAATACTATGGTGGGATTTGATGAAGATTTGATTCAAATAATGGAGACACTCACCGGGGACGAATCAAATCTCCAAATTCTCTCCATCGTCGGGATGGGTGGCATCGGCAAGACTACCCTCGCTAAAAATGTTCTAAAAAATCCATTAATTGTGAACCACTTTGATCTTCGTGCTTGGGTTACAATATCTCAACAATATAGTGAGCAAAAAATCCTTTTAGGCCTATTAAAAGAGATTGGAGTTGAAGAAATCACTCAAGATCATGATGATGAATTAGGATTAACTCTACATAAAAGTTTGTTTAATAGAAGATATTTCATTGTGATGGATGACATGTGGAGTATTAAGGTTTGGGATGGCATAAAGAGTTTTTTGCCCGATAATGGCAATGGTAGTCGAGTCATGGTCACCACGAGACTATCAAATGTTGCTGAAAATTTTCTATCGTGTACCCCTCATCAACTACATTTTCTAGACAAGGATCAAAGTTGGGTTTTGTTTTGTGACAAGGTGTTTGGAAAAGAAAGTTGTTGCCCTCCTGAGTTAGAGGAAGTAGGTAAGACAATTGTGAGAAATTGTAGAGGACTGCCTCTAGCCATTGTTGCCATTAGTGGACTTCTTGCTAAGTCTAGTCGAACAGTTGAGTATtgggagtatgttgctaaaaaCACATATTCGGAATTGACTATGGGAGGTGATGGGCTCTGTTTTGAGGTATTCTCTTTAAGTTATAAGCACTTACCTGTTCATCTAAAACCATGTTTTCTTTATATGGCGATGTTTCCGGAACACCATAAGATTAGAATTTCAAGGGTCGTTAAACTTTGGACAGCGGAGGCGATTCTTAAACCTATGAGATATAGAAGTTTGGAGGAAATTGCAGAGGATAATTTAAAAGATCTAATTGATAGAAATCTCGTTCAGGTTCATGATTATGGTTCTAGAAACAAAATCAAAACTTGCACCATCCATGATCTCTTCAGAGACCTATGCCGCAGGGAAGCACAAAAGGAGAAATTTGTTTGTCTCACTATGATGAATAGCCTCAACAATGATAGCAGAATTATTGATAATAATCGTCGGCTTATTAGTAAGCGAAGCTCCGACGAAGAGGAGTTAAAATCCACGAATTCAAAGCTGAGTGGATTCCGAAAAGTACAAAAAAAAGATCATGTCTTCACTGATGAAGAAATTGTGCGATTAGTTAACTCTAGATTCATAGATTACGATGCTGGAATTTTTTCAAGTCTGTTGAATACCTTAGAATCTCTATCCCAACTATGGAATCTGCAGACTGTTACAATTGCTGGTGTGATGCCAATAAATCTACCTGaagaaatatggaaaatgccaCAACTCAGGCATCTAAAAAGGGAAGAAGGATTCTTTAATTTGCCTGATCCTCCGAGCACCAACATAAAAAATGGCAGGGCAGATATTATTATTCTGGAAAACCTGCAAACACTCTATAAGATAAGGAATTTCAGGTGTACAGATGAGGTAGTTCACAGAATCCCAAACTTAAAAAAACTGGGAATTACTTACAAGCCATTCTCCAGTGGCATTGGATGGGATTACCATGAAGTTTACAATCTTTCCAATTTACATAATCTCGAATCACTTATCTTTGACAGTCACGAGAATGTGTTGCGAAATCTCcgctttccacaatctctcaaGAAGTTGACTTTGGAAAGGTGCGGAGTGTCTTGGGAAGATTTGACGGTGGTTGGTTCACTGCGTCATCTTGAAGTTCTTGATTTGATGCATTATGCAGCTAAAGGCCGTGAATGGAATCCTGTAGAAGGACAATTCCTTGAATTGAAGTCCTTAAGAATTGAACTTACAGATCTTGTGGAGTGGATAGCAGACAGCTCTCACTTTCCTTGCCTTGAGAAACTGGAACTTCGGTGTCTTAGACGCTTAAAGGAAATCCCAGAAGATATTGGAGAAATACCAACACTTCGATCAATTTCATTAGTACTGTGTAGTGAATCAGCCTATTCTTCTGCAAAGAAGATACAAGAGGAACAACAAAACCTTGGAAATTATGAACTTCTGGTTCAGGTTCCTGTTAGCTGGGTGGGGTACCAGACGAGATGATTGCTGTAATTTGTAAATTTTCAAAAGATCTATCttttg includes the following:
- the LOC140819262 gene encoding putative late blight resistance protein homolog R1C-3, whose protein sequence is MAAYASLLSLGHILDQLLQHPPRQRAVLDKAQVDSLLQNITFLQDFLEEFSLTRGDEIQELEEKIARSAYAAEDMIGSRVVDLILGNAEAGSQRSSTLSRQDLQIFRNSEAERIKRDIFSHFNIVLKKVTLPDVPSSSTLFSRHLEKVIEEFCSLKEDVMKIKEIEGIKIVLQPRKYATGGSSVRGVSNSKNTMVGFDEDLIQIMETLTGDESNLQILSIVGMGGIGKTTLAKNVLKNPLIVNHFDLRAWVTISQQYSEQKILLGLLKEIGVEEITQDHDDELGLTLHKSLFNRRYFIVMDDMWSIKVWDGIKSFLPDNGNGSRVMVTTRLSNVAENFLSCTPHQLHFLDKDQSWVLFCDKVFGKESCCPPELEEVGKTIVRNCRGLPLAIVAISGLLAKSSRTVEYWEYVAKNTYSELTMGGDGLCFEVFSLSYKHLPVHLKPCFLYMAMFPEHHKIRISRVVKLWTAEAILKPMRYRSLEEIAEDNLKDLIDRNLVQVHDYGSRNKIKTCTIHDLFRDLCRREAQKEKFVCLTMMNSLNNDSRIIDNNRRLISKRSSDEEELKSTNSKLSGFRKVQKKDHVFTDEEIVRLVNSRFIDYDAGIFSSLLNTLESLSQLWNLQTVTIAGVMPINLPEEIWKMPQLRHLKREEGFFNLPDPPSTNIKNGRADIIILENLQTLYKIRNFRCTDEVVHRIPNLKKLGITYKPFSSGIGWDYHEVYNLSNLHNLESLIFDSHENVLRNLRFPQSLKKLTLERCGVSWEDLTVVGSLRHLEVLDLMHYAAKGREWNPVEGQFLELKSLRIELTDLVEWIADSSHFPCLEKLELRCLRRLKEIPEDIGEIPTLRSISLVLCSESAYSSAKKIQEEQQNLGNYELLVQVPVSWVGYQTR